The following are encoded together in the Lysobacter silvisoli genome:
- a CDS encoding methyl-accepting chemotaxis protein, with amino-acid sequence MSTVMDNVAGKGRNLGVNTWLIILGISVTVFGLNTGYATYKAAQLGGASSSASSLQVNSQKLAVQGREAVGGAKEAFAQFKATKAQIDSDVKNLNANYGTTTGVSGPIGTVTDSWEVMGKNADQVIASEAAVLALAGNADSFAARVPQLQARLDELVRAMSASGSPSSQVYIALRQVVLSGKMNERLTQIRAGGSGAALAGEALGRDATVFGNVLTGLRKGDASFGVTPLGNGGALAALGQAESLWTEMKKDLDAINASSQKLFTAQSAAEQITSGSEKLLGDSENLFNAFTSFGSVRSTNPIGHILVSIISGLVALFAIVGLLFSLNRAQQKRYQTTKELNDRNQEAIMRLLDEMGSLAEGDLTVKATVTEDMTGAIADSINFAVEQLRSLVQTITDTSVQVASSAQETQATAMHLAEAAEHQAQEINSASDRISEIAASIDQVSRNSAESADVAQRSVQIATKGAGVVRQTIQGMDSIRDQIQETSKRIKRLGESSQEIGSIVELINDISEQTNILALNAAIQAASAGEAGRGFAVVADEVQRLAERASNATKRIETLVQTIQSDTNEAVSSMEQTTSEVVAGARLAEDAGTALGEIEKVSSDLSNLIQGISSAAQQQSSAASNITQTMNTIQQITSQTSQGANQTAESIGNLAQLAADLRRSVADFKLPA; translated from the coding sequence ATGAGCACTGTGATGGACAACGTGGCCGGCAAGGGCCGCAACCTGGGCGTCAATACCTGGCTGATCATCCTGGGCATCTCGGTGACAGTGTTCGGTTTGAACACCGGTTACGCGACCTACAAGGCGGCGCAGCTGGGCGGCGCGAGCTCCTCGGCCTCGAGCCTGCAGGTGAACTCGCAGAAGCTGGCGGTGCAGGGGCGCGAGGCGGTCGGCGGCGCCAAGGAGGCCTTCGCCCAGTTCAAGGCCACCAAGGCCCAGATCGACAGCGACGTCAAGAACCTCAACGCCAACTACGGCACCACCACCGGCGTATCCGGCCCGATCGGCACGGTGACCGACTCGTGGGAGGTGATGGGCAAGAACGCCGACCAGGTGATCGCCTCGGAAGCCGCTGTGCTGGCCCTGGCCGGCAACGCCGACAGCTTCGCCGCCCGCGTGCCGCAGCTGCAGGCGCGCCTGGACGAACTGGTGCGCGCGATGTCGGCCTCCGGCTCGCCCTCCTCGCAGGTCTACATCGCCCTGCGCCAGGTGGTGCTGTCGGGCAAGATGAACGAGCGCCTGACCCAGATCCGCGCCGGCGGCAGCGGCGCCGCCCTGGCCGGCGAGGCCCTGGGCCGCGACGCCACCGTGTTCGGCAACGTGCTCACCGGCCTGCGCAAGGGCGACGCCTCCTTCGGCGTGACCCCGCTGGGGAACGGCGGCGCGCTGGCCGCGCTGGGCCAGGCCGAGTCGCTGTGGACCGAAATGAAGAAGGACCTGGACGCGATCAACGCCAGTTCGCAGAAGCTGTTCACCGCGCAGTCCGCGGCCGAGCAGATCACCAGCGGTTCGGAAAAGCTGCTGGGCGACAGCGAAAACCTGTTCAACGCCTTCACCTCGTTCGGCTCGGTGCGCAGCACCAACCCGATCGGCCACATCCTGGTGTCGATCATCTCCGGCCTGGTCGCCCTGTTCGCCATCGTCGGCTTGCTGTTCTCGCTGAACCGCGCGCAGCAGAAGCGCTACCAGACCACCAAGGAACTGAACGACCGCAACCAGGAGGCGATCATGCGCCTGCTGGACGAAATGGGCTCGCTCGCAGAAGGCGACCTGACCGTGAAGGCGACCGTGACCGAGGACATGACCGGCGCGATCGCGGACTCGATCAACTTCGCCGTCGAACAGCTGCGCAGCCTGGTGCAGACGATCACCGACACCTCGGTGCAGGTGGCCTCCAGCGCCCAGGAAACCCAGGCCACCGCCATGCACCTGGCCGAGGCCGCCGAACACCAGGCCCAGGAAATCAACTCGGCTTCGGACCGCATCAGCGAAATCGCGGCCTCGATCGACCAGGTCTCGCGCAACTCGGCCGAATCGGCGGACGTGGCGCAGCGCTCGGTGCAGATCGCGACCAAGGGCGCCGGCGTGGTGCGGCAGACGATTCAGGGCATGGACTCGATCCGCGATCAGATCCAGGAAACCTCCAAGCGAATCAAGCGCCTGGGCGAAAGCTCGCAGGAAATCGGCTCCATCGTCGAACTGATCAACGACATCTCGGAACAGACCAACATCCTGGCGCTGAACGCCGCCATCCAGGCCGCCTCGGCCGGTGAAGCGGGCCGCGGGTTCGCGGTGGTGGCCGACGAAGTGCAGCGACTGGCCGAACGCGCGTCCAACGCGACCAAGCGAATCGAGACGCTGGTCCAGACAATTCAGTCCGACACCAACGAAGCTGTGAGCTCCATGGAGCAGACGACCTCGGAAGTGGTCGCCGGCGCCCGACTGGCCGAGGACGCAGGTACCGCGCTGGGCGAGATCGAAAAGGTGTCGTCCGACTTGTCCAACCTCATTCAAGGCATTTCCAGCGCGGCGCAGCAGCAGTCCAGCGCGGCCTCGAACATCACCCAGACGATGAACACGATTCAGCAGATCACCTCGCAAACCTCGCAAGGCGCCAACCAGACCGCCGAGTCGATCGGAAACCTGGCGCAGCTGGCGGCCGACCTGCGCCGCTCGGTCGCCGACTTCAAGCTGCCGGCCTGA